A single window of Leclercia adecarboxylata DNA harbors:
- a CDS encoding cupin domain-containing protein, translating to MFIFHKETQLEDLGNGVSRRILAHDGKMMAVEVNFEQGAVGPMHNHPHEQLTYVLSGEFEFTIGEEKHVVTAGDTLYKQPHIMHGCVCLKPGTLLDTFTPVREDFLK from the coding sequence ATGTTTATTTTCCACAAAGAAACTCAACTTGAAGATCTGGGTAACGGCGTCTCCCGCCGTATTCTGGCGCACGACGGCAAAATGATGGCGGTAGAGGTCAATTTCGAACAGGGTGCCGTAGGCCCGATGCACAACCACCCGCACGAGCAGCTGACCTATGTGTTATCCGGTGAATTCGAATTCACCATCGGTGAAGAGAAGCATGTCGTTACCGCCGGGGATACGCTGTATAAGCAACCGCACATTATGCACGGCTGCGTTTGCCTGAAGCCGGGCACCCTGCTGGATACCTTTACCCCGGTTCGTGAAGATTTCCTGAAATAA
- a CDS encoding aspartate/glutamate racemase codes for MKTIGLLGGMSWESTIPYYRLINEGVKQRLGGLHSASLLLHSVDFHEIEACQSSGDWEKAGEILAEAALGLQGAGAEAILLCTNTMHKVAAQIEARCSLPFLHIADATGRAITAAGMNRVALLGTRYTMEQDFYRGRLTAQYGIESLIPDEADRARINQIIFEELCLGTFSEDSRQYYLSVIQTLADRGAQGVIFGCTEIGLLIPADESPIPVFDTAAIHAADAVAFMLS; via the coding sequence ATGAAAACGATTGGCCTGTTGGGAGGAATGAGCTGGGAATCCACCATTCCGTATTATCGTCTGATTAACGAGGGGGTGAAACAGCGCCTGGGAGGATTGCACTCGGCCAGCCTGCTGCTGCACAGCGTCGATTTTCATGAGATAGAAGCCTGCCAGTCCAGCGGCGACTGGGAGAAGGCCGGAGAGATCCTCGCTGAGGCAGCGCTGGGATTGCAGGGGGCAGGGGCGGAGGCCATTCTGCTGTGCACCAACACCATGCACAAAGTCGCCGCGCAGATTGAAGCGCGCTGCTCTCTGCCGTTCCTGCATATCGCCGATGCTACCGGGCGGGCCATCACCGCGGCGGGCATGAACCGCGTGGCGCTGCTCGGCACCCGCTACACCATGGAGCAGGATTTCTACCGCGGGCGGCTGACGGCGCAGTATGGCATCGAAAGCCTGATCCCGGACGAGGCAGATCGGGCCCGCATCAATCAGATCATCTTTGAAGAGCTTTGCCTCGGCACCTTTAGCGAGGACTCACGCCAGTATTATCTGAGCGTGATCCAGACGCTCGCCGATCGAGGGGCGCAGGGGGTGATCTTCGGCTGCACCGAGATTGGCCTGCTGATCCCGGCGGATGAAAGCCCGATCCCGGTGTTTGATACCGCCGCGATCCACGCCGCCGATGCGGTGGCGTTTATGCTTTCGTAG
- a CDS encoding carbohydrate ABC transporter permease yields the protein MNENKMLGLAWISPYIIGLILFTAFPFVSSFFLSFTEYDLMSPPVFNGIENYRYMFTEDTLFWKSMGVTFAYVFLTIPLKLAFALGIAFVLNFKLRGIGFFRTAYYIPSILGSSVAIAVLWRALFAIDGLLNSFIGVFGFDAVNWLGEPSLALMSVTLLRVWQFGSAMVIFLAALQNVPQSQYEAAMIDGASKWQMFMKVTVPLITPVIFFNFIMQTTQAFQEFTGPYVITGGGPTYSTYLFSLYIYDTAFKYFDMGYGAALAWVLFLVVAVFAAIAFKSSKYWVFYSADKGGKNG from the coding sequence ATGAATGAAAACAAGATGTTGGGGCTGGCGTGGATATCACCCTACATAATTGGGTTGATACTTTTCACCGCCTTCCCCTTTGTTTCATCTTTCTTCCTCAGTTTTACTGAGTACGATTTGATGAGCCCGCCGGTATTTAACGGCATAGAGAACTATCGCTACATGTTTACGGAAGACACCCTCTTCTGGAAATCCATGGGCGTGACCTTTGCCTATGTCTTTTTAACTATCCCACTGAAACTGGCCTTTGCGCTGGGTATTGCGTTTGTTCTGAACTTTAAACTGCGCGGCATCGGCTTCTTCCGTACCGCTTACTATATTCCATCGATCCTCGGCAGTTCCGTGGCCATTGCCGTTCTGTGGCGCGCCCTGTTTGCTATTGATGGCCTGCTTAACAGCTTTATTGGCGTGTTTGGTTTTGACGCGGTGAACTGGCTTGGCGAACCTTCTCTGGCGCTGATGTCCGTGACCCTGCTGCGCGTATGGCAGTTCGGCTCCGCGATGGTGATCTTCCTCGCCGCCCTGCAGAACGTCCCGCAGTCGCAATATGAAGCGGCGATGATCGACGGCGCGTCCAAGTGGCAGATGTTCATGAAAGTGACCGTGCCGCTGATTACACCGGTGATCTTCTTTAACTTCATCATGCAGACCACCCAGGCGTTCCAGGAATTTACCGGTCCGTATGTTATTACCGGCGGTGGACCAACCTACTCCACCTACCTGTTCTCACTGTACATCTACGACACCGCATTCAAGTACTTTGACATGGGTTACGGCGCGGCACTGGCCTGGGTCCTGTTCCTGGTAGTCGCTGTCTTCGCCGCTATCGCCTTTAAGTCTTCG
- a CDS encoding LysR family transcriptional regulator produces the protein MPAVNLRHIEIFHAVMTAGNLTEAARLLHTSQPTVSRELARFEKVIGLTLFERTRGRLHPTVQGLRLFEEVQRSWYGLDRIVSAADSLREFRQGELSIVCLPVFSQSFLPALLQPFLARYPDVNLTIVPQESPLLEEWLSAQRHDLGLTETLATPAGTARHELLSLDEVCVLPAGHRLAEKAVLTPADFQGENYISLSRTDSYRQLLDTLFAEHLVKRRMVVETHSAASICAMVRAGVGISVVNPLTALDYADSGIAIRRFSIPVPFTVSLIRPLHRPASALVDTFSAHLQQGLDTIIDPLERLLTSHATKA, from the coding sequence ATGCCCGCTGTAAATTTACGCCATATTGAAATTTTCCACGCGGTGATGACCGCCGGAAACCTGACCGAAGCCGCGCGCCTGCTGCACACCTCCCAGCCGACGGTGAGCCGCGAGCTGGCTCGCTTCGAGAAGGTGATCGGCCTGACGCTGTTCGAGCGTACCCGCGGGCGGTTGCACCCCACGGTGCAGGGGCTGCGGCTGTTCGAGGAGGTGCAGCGCTCCTGGTACGGGCTGGACCGCATCGTCAGCGCCGCCGACAGCCTGCGCGAGTTTCGCCAGGGCGAGCTGTCCATCGTCTGCCTGCCGGTCTTCTCCCAGTCGTTTTTGCCCGCCCTGCTGCAGCCGTTTCTCGCCCGCTACCCGGACGTGAACCTGACCATCGTCCCGCAGGAGTCGCCGTTGCTGGAGGAGTGGCTCTCGGCCCAGCGCCACGATCTTGGGCTGACCGAAACCCTCGCCACCCCGGCGGGTACCGCCCGCCATGAGCTGCTCTCATTAGATGAGGTGTGCGTCCTGCCTGCCGGACATCGGCTTGCTGAAAAAGCGGTACTGACCCCGGCGGATTTTCAGGGCGAGAACTACATCAGCCTGTCGCGCACCGACAGTTACCGGCAGCTGCTGGACACGCTCTTTGCCGAGCATCTGGTGAAACGACGGATGGTGGTGGAGACCCACAGCGCCGCCTCGATCTGCGCCATGGTGCGGGCGGGGGTGGGGATTTCGGTGGTGAACCCGCTGACGGCGCTGGACTATGCCGACAGCGGGATTGCGATCCGCCGCTTCAGTATTCCGGTGCCCTTTACGGTGAGCCTGATCAGGCCGCTGCACCGCCCGGCCTCGGCGCTGGTGGATACCTTTAGCGCCCATCTGCAGCAGGGGCTGGATACCATTATTGATCCGCTGGAGCGGCTGTTAACCTCGCACGCTACGAAAGCATAA